In Xiphophorus couchianus chromosome 24, X_couchianus-1.0, whole genome shotgun sequence, a single genomic region encodes these proteins:
- the ccm2l gene encoding cerebral cavernous malformations 2 protein-like isoform X4: MDYEPKKPKKTFVSPIKRLVWSRSGRRAVDRGSVYRRPLHTVPLYPPDYLIHPEQLIFDYVEKEVKFLGHLTWVSVSLNPSSRDELLQLLDTARQLKVLPLKTSVDQDCILSLSARCLLLTWRNNEKLLMRIPTHEIAAASYLRDDALHLLVLKTGLNVDSVVADDDSLDRRKTQGIDGRRQTMSCNAESRPAGGTMERRHTICGVDWRPSLSRSNHDKNQNVERGGGEKAGGGSLERRRVGGSWERRQQTRKTGGSWENRRARPMSGNWGVGGGGGSWERRHGGGGGAGSWEKRHGGGGGSLERRQTCTGSWERGKSYGSWERRNYNPLKPTPCPDAYCNLVILAVENRDAAEEYCSLICQMFQIIYGHQTIECVDRAGFHHTMPDRYWLQRSDSCLTDMSYSYDPEFSCCSSFDGSQEAFELYYSETYSESSSISLQDSHRSLASTSDGADSNPALLLMQEYMITLRNKLNPLELQQFAVLLREYRLGSNIDHFCSELLQLYGDKRKFLLLGMRPFIPDKDVGVFEEFLESIGIREGGILTDSFGRIKRSMSNTSATAMRGRYDNSSLATGSQEFNRRITDITHDIQALGFQDTHGDIEEEDYYL, encoded by the exons ATGGACTACGAACCAAAGAAACCAAAGAAG ACTTTCGTTTCACCCATTAAGCGTCTGGTCTGGTCCAGATCTGGTCGCAGGGCCGTAGACCGAGGCAGCGTTTACCGCCGGCCTCTCCACACCGTCCCCCTCTACCCACCGGATTACCTCATCCACCCTGAGCAGCTCATCTTTGATTATGTGGAAAAGGAAGTGAAG TTCCTTGGTCACCTGACCTGGGTGTCAGTTTCATTAAATCCATCAAGCAGAGATGAacttctgcagctgctggacaCAGCCAGG CAGCTGAAGGTGCTGCCGCTGAAAACGAGCGTCGATCAGGACTGCATACTGAGTCTGTCTGCTCGCTGTCTGCTGCTGACATGGAGAAACAACGAGAAGCTGCTCATGAGGATTCCCACACATGAAATCGCTGCTGCCTCCTACCTGCGAGACGACGCGCTGCACCTGCTGGTCCTCAAGACAG GTCTAAATGTGGATTCTGTGGTTGCTGACGATGACAGCCTGGACAGGAGGAAAACACAAGGCATCGACGGGCGGCGACAAACCATGAGCTGCAACGCTGAGTCgcgaccagcagggggcacGATGGAGCGCAGACACACCATCTGTGGAGTTGACTGGAGGCCATCGCTCTCCAGAAGTAACCatgacaaaaaccaaaatgtgGAGAGAGGAGGTGGCGAGAAGGCAGGGGGAGGAAGCTTAGAGAGAAGGAGAGTCGGCGGCAGCTGGGAGAGGAGGCAGCAAACCAGAAAAACCGGTGGGAGCTGGGAGAACCGCAGAGCGAGACCAATGAGTGGGAACTGGGGGgtgggaggtggaggagggagCTGGGAGAGGAGGCatggaggtggtggaggagcGGGTAGCTGGGAGAAGAGGCATGGAGGTGGTGGAGGGAGCTTGGAGCGGCGGCAGACCTGCACTGGAAGCTGGGAAAGAGGGAAAAGCTACGGCAGCTGGGAGAGACGGAACTACAACCCGCTGAAACCCACACCCTGTCCTGACGCCTACTGCAACCTGGTCATCCTGGCGGTGGAGAACAGG GATGCTGCAGAGGAGTATTGCTCCCTCATTTGCCAGATGTTCCAGATCATTTACGGCCATCAGACTATTGAATGTGTTGACAGGGCTGGATTTCACCACACCATGCCAGATCGATACTGGCTCCAAAGGA GTGACAGCTGCCTGACTGACATGTCCTACAGTTATGATCCAGAGTTtagctgctgcagctcttt CGACGGCTCCCAGGAGGCTTTTGAGCTCTACTATAGTGAGACGTACAGCGAGAGCTCGTCTATCTCGCTGCAGGACTCCCATCGCAGCCTGGCATCAACCAGTGATGGAGCAGACAGCAACCCCGCCCTGCTGCTGATGCAGGAGTACATGATTACG CTGAGGAACAAGCTGAATcctctggagctgcagcagtttGCAGTCCTGCTGAGAGAATACAGGCTGGGTTCAAACATCGACCACTTCTGCTCTGAACTGCTGCAGCTGTACGGAGACAAGCGCAAAttcctgctgctgg gcatGCGGCCGTTTATCCCAGACAAAGACGTCGGCGTGTTTGAGGAGTTCCTGGAAAGCATCGGGATCCGAGAAGGCGGGATTTTAACCGACAGCTTTGGACGTATTAAACGTAGCATGAGCAACACCTCAGCCACGGCCATGAGAGG TAGGTACGACAACAGCTCTCTAGCAACAGGGTCTCAGGAATTTAACCGACGCATCACTGACATCACCCATGACATCCAGGCCCTGGGCTTCCAGGACACGCACGGAGACATCGAGGAGGAAGACTACTACCTCTGA
- the ccm2l gene encoding cerebral cavernous malformations 2 protein-like isoform X1, whose product MDYEPKKPKKTFVSPIKRLVWSRSGRRAVDRGSVYRRPLHTVPLYPPDYLIHPEQLIFDYVEKEVKFLGHLTWVSVSLNPSSRDELLQLLDTARQLKVLPLKTSVDQDCILSLSARCLLLTWRNNEKLLMRIPTHEIAAASYLRDDALHLLVLKTGLNVDSVVADDDSLDRRKTQGIDGRRQTMSCNAESRPAGGTMERRHTICGVDWRPSLSRSNHDKNQNVERGGGEKAGGGSLERRRVGGSWERRQQTRKTGGSWENRRARPMSGNWGVGGGGGSWERRHGGGGGAGSWEKRHGGGGGSLERRQTCTGSWERGKSYGSWERRNYNPLKPTPCPDAYCNLVILAVENRDAAEEYCSLICQMFQIIYGHQTIECVDRAGFHHTMPDRYWLQRSDSCLTDMSYSYDPEFSCCSSLSQCPSVSASDGSQEAFELYYSETYSESSSISLQDSHRSLASTSDGADSNPALLLMQEYMITLRNKLNPLELQQFAVLLREYRLGSNIDHFCSELLQLYGDKRKFLLLGMRPFIPDKDVGVFEEFLESIGIREGGILTDSFGRIKRSMSNTSATAMRGRYDNSSLATGSQEFNRRITDITHDIQALGFQDTHGDIEEEDYYL is encoded by the exons ATGGACTACGAACCAAAGAAACCAAAGAAG ACTTTCGTTTCACCCATTAAGCGTCTGGTCTGGTCCAGATCTGGTCGCAGGGCCGTAGACCGAGGCAGCGTTTACCGCCGGCCTCTCCACACCGTCCCCCTCTACCCACCGGATTACCTCATCCACCCTGAGCAGCTCATCTTTGATTATGTGGAAAAGGAAGTGAAG TTCCTTGGTCACCTGACCTGGGTGTCAGTTTCATTAAATCCATCAAGCAGAGATGAacttctgcagctgctggacaCAGCCAGG CAGCTGAAGGTGCTGCCGCTGAAAACGAGCGTCGATCAGGACTGCATACTGAGTCTGTCTGCTCGCTGTCTGCTGCTGACATGGAGAAACAACGAGAAGCTGCTCATGAGGATTCCCACACATGAAATCGCTGCTGCCTCCTACCTGCGAGACGACGCGCTGCACCTGCTGGTCCTCAAGACAG GTCTAAATGTGGATTCTGTGGTTGCTGACGATGACAGCCTGGACAGGAGGAAAACACAAGGCATCGACGGGCGGCGACAAACCATGAGCTGCAACGCTGAGTCgcgaccagcagggggcacGATGGAGCGCAGACACACCATCTGTGGAGTTGACTGGAGGCCATCGCTCTCCAGAAGTAACCatgacaaaaaccaaaatgtgGAGAGAGGAGGTGGCGAGAAGGCAGGGGGAGGAAGCTTAGAGAGAAGGAGAGTCGGCGGCAGCTGGGAGAGGAGGCAGCAAACCAGAAAAACCGGTGGGAGCTGGGAGAACCGCAGAGCGAGACCAATGAGTGGGAACTGGGGGgtgggaggtggaggagggagCTGGGAGAGGAGGCatggaggtggtggaggagcGGGTAGCTGGGAGAAGAGGCATGGAGGTGGTGGAGGGAGCTTGGAGCGGCGGCAGACCTGCACTGGAAGCTGGGAAAGAGGGAAAAGCTACGGCAGCTGGGAGAGACGGAACTACAACCCGCTGAAACCCACACCCTGTCCTGACGCCTACTGCAACCTGGTCATCCTGGCGGTGGAGAACAGG GATGCTGCAGAGGAGTATTGCTCCCTCATTTGCCAGATGTTCCAGATCATTTACGGCCATCAGACTATTGAATGTGTTGACAGGGCTGGATTTCACCACACCATGCCAGATCGATACTGGCTCCAAAGGA GTGACAGCTGCCTGACTGACATGTCCTACAGTTATGATCCAGAGTTtagctgctgcagctcttt AAGCCAGTGTCCTTCTGTCTCTGCAAGCGACGGCTCCCAGGAGGCTTTTGAGCTCTACTATAGTGAGACGTACAGCGAGAGCTCGTCTATCTCGCTGCAGGACTCCCATCGCAGCCTGGCATCAACCAGTGATGGAGCAGACAGCAACCCCGCCCTGCTGCTGATGCAGGAGTACATGATTACG CTGAGGAACAAGCTGAATcctctggagctgcagcagtttGCAGTCCTGCTGAGAGAATACAGGCTGGGTTCAAACATCGACCACTTCTGCTCTGAACTGCTGCAGCTGTACGGAGACAAGCGCAAAttcctgctgctgg gcatGCGGCCGTTTATCCCAGACAAAGACGTCGGCGTGTTTGAGGAGTTCCTGGAAAGCATCGGGATCCGAGAAGGCGGGATTTTAACCGACAGCTTTGGACGTATTAAACGTAGCATGAGCAACACCTCAGCCACGGCCATGAGAGG TAGGTACGACAACAGCTCTCTAGCAACAGGGTCTCAGGAATTTAACCGACGCATCACTGACATCACCCATGACATCCAGGCCCTGGGCTTCCAGGACACGCACGGAGACATCGAGGAGGAAGACTACTACCTCTGA
- the ccm2l gene encoding cerebral cavernous malformations 2 protein-like isoform X2, with protein MDYEPKKPKKTFVSPIKRLVWSRSGRRAVDRGSVYRRPLHTVPLYPPDYLIHPEQLIFDYVEKEVKFLGHLTWVSVSLNPSSRDELLQLLDTARQLKVLPLKTSVDQDCILSLSARCLLLTWRNNEKLLMRIPTHEIAAASYLRDDALHLLVLKTGLNVDSVVADDDSLDRRKTQGIDGRRQTMSCNAESRPAGGTMERRHTICGVDWRPSLSRSNHDKNQNVERGGGEKAGGGSLERRRVGGSWERRQQTRKTGGSWENRRARPMSGNWGVGGGGGSWERRHGGGGGAGSWEKRHGGGGGSLERRQTCTGSWERGKSYGSWERRNYNPLKPTPCPDAYCNLVILAVENRDAAEEYCSLICQMFQIIYGHQTIECVDRAGFHHTMPDRYWLQRSDSCLTDMSYSYDPEFSCCSSLSQCPSVSASDGSQEAFELYYSETYSESSSISLQDSHRSLASTSDGADSNPALLLMQEYMITLRNKLNPLELQQFAVLLREYRLGSNIDHFCSELLQLYGDKRKFLLLGMRPFIPDKDVGVFEEFLESIGIREGGILTDSFGRIKRSMSNTSATAMRGYDNSSLATGSQEFNRRITDITHDIQALGFQDTHGDIEEEDYYL; from the exons ATGGACTACGAACCAAAGAAACCAAAGAAG ACTTTCGTTTCACCCATTAAGCGTCTGGTCTGGTCCAGATCTGGTCGCAGGGCCGTAGACCGAGGCAGCGTTTACCGCCGGCCTCTCCACACCGTCCCCCTCTACCCACCGGATTACCTCATCCACCCTGAGCAGCTCATCTTTGATTATGTGGAAAAGGAAGTGAAG TTCCTTGGTCACCTGACCTGGGTGTCAGTTTCATTAAATCCATCAAGCAGAGATGAacttctgcagctgctggacaCAGCCAGG CAGCTGAAGGTGCTGCCGCTGAAAACGAGCGTCGATCAGGACTGCATACTGAGTCTGTCTGCTCGCTGTCTGCTGCTGACATGGAGAAACAACGAGAAGCTGCTCATGAGGATTCCCACACATGAAATCGCTGCTGCCTCCTACCTGCGAGACGACGCGCTGCACCTGCTGGTCCTCAAGACAG GTCTAAATGTGGATTCTGTGGTTGCTGACGATGACAGCCTGGACAGGAGGAAAACACAAGGCATCGACGGGCGGCGACAAACCATGAGCTGCAACGCTGAGTCgcgaccagcagggggcacGATGGAGCGCAGACACACCATCTGTGGAGTTGACTGGAGGCCATCGCTCTCCAGAAGTAACCatgacaaaaaccaaaatgtgGAGAGAGGAGGTGGCGAGAAGGCAGGGGGAGGAAGCTTAGAGAGAAGGAGAGTCGGCGGCAGCTGGGAGAGGAGGCAGCAAACCAGAAAAACCGGTGGGAGCTGGGAGAACCGCAGAGCGAGACCAATGAGTGGGAACTGGGGGgtgggaggtggaggagggagCTGGGAGAGGAGGCatggaggtggtggaggagcGGGTAGCTGGGAGAAGAGGCATGGAGGTGGTGGAGGGAGCTTGGAGCGGCGGCAGACCTGCACTGGAAGCTGGGAAAGAGGGAAAAGCTACGGCAGCTGGGAGAGACGGAACTACAACCCGCTGAAACCCACACCCTGTCCTGACGCCTACTGCAACCTGGTCATCCTGGCGGTGGAGAACAGG GATGCTGCAGAGGAGTATTGCTCCCTCATTTGCCAGATGTTCCAGATCATTTACGGCCATCAGACTATTGAATGTGTTGACAGGGCTGGATTTCACCACACCATGCCAGATCGATACTGGCTCCAAAGGA GTGACAGCTGCCTGACTGACATGTCCTACAGTTATGATCCAGAGTTtagctgctgcagctcttt AAGCCAGTGTCCTTCTGTCTCTGCAAGCGACGGCTCCCAGGAGGCTTTTGAGCTCTACTATAGTGAGACGTACAGCGAGAGCTCGTCTATCTCGCTGCAGGACTCCCATCGCAGCCTGGCATCAACCAGTGATGGAGCAGACAGCAACCCCGCCCTGCTGCTGATGCAGGAGTACATGATTACG CTGAGGAACAAGCTGAATcctctggagctgcagcagtttGCAGTCCTGCTGAGAGAATACAGGCTGGGTTCAAACATCGACCACTTCTGCTCTGAACTGCTGCAGCTGTACGGAGACAAGCGCAAAttcctgctgctgg gcatGCGGCCGTTTATCCCAGACAAAGACGTCGGCGTGTTTGAGGAGTTCCTGGAAAGCATCGGGATCCGAGAAGGCGGGATTTTAACCGACAGCTTTGGACGTATTAAACGTAGCATGAGCAACACCTCAGCCACGGCCATGAGAGG GTACGACAACAGCTCTCTAGCAACAGGGTCTCAGGAATTTAACCGACGCATCACTGACATCACCCATGACATCCAGGCCCTGGGCTTCCAGGACACGCACGGAGACATCGAGGAGGAAGACTACTACCTCTGA
- the ccm2l gene encoding cerebral cavernous malformations 2 protein-like isoform X5 codes for MDYEPKKPKKTFVSPIKRLVWSRSGRRAVDRGSVYRRPLHTVPLYPPDYLIHPEQLIFDYVEKEVKFLGHLTWVSVSLNPSSRDELLQLLDTARQLKVLPLKTSVDQDCILSLSARCLLLTWRNNEKLLMRIPTHEIAAASYLRDDALHLLVLKTGLNVDSVVADDDSLDRRKTQGIDGRRQTMSCNAESRPAGGTMERRHTICGVDWRPSLSRSNHDKNQNVERGGGEKAGGGSLERRRVGGSWERRQQTRKTGGSWENRRARPMSGNWGVGGGGGSWERRHGGGGGAGSWEKRHGGGGGSLERRQTCTGSWERGKSYGSWERRNYNPLKPTPCPDAYCNLVILAVENRDAAEEYCSLICQMFQIIYGHQTIECVDRAGFHHTMPDRYWLQRSDSCLTDMSYSYDPEFSCCSSFDGSQEAFELYYSETYSESSSISLQDSHRSLASTSDGADSNPALLLMQEYMITLRNKLNPLELQQFAVLLREYRLGSNIDHFCSELLQLYGDKRKFLLLGMRPFIPDKDVGVFEEFLESIGIREGGILTDSFGRIKRSMSNTSATAMRGYDNSSLATGSQEFNRRITDITHDIQALGFQDTHGDIEEEDYYL; via the exons ATGGACTACGAACCAAAGAAACCAAAGAAG ACTTTCGTTTCACCCATTAAGCGTCTGGTCTGGTCCAGATCTGGTCGCAGGGCCGTAGACCGAGGCAGCGTTTACCGCCGGCCTCTCCACACCGTCCCCCTCTACCCACCGGATTACCTCATCCACCCTGAGCAGCTCATCTTTGATTATGTGGAAAAGGAAGTGAAG TTCCTTGGTCACCTGACCTGGGTGTCAGTTTCATTAAATCCATCAAGCAGAGATGAacttctgcagctgctggacaCAGCCAGG CAGCTGAAGGTGCTGCCGCTGAAAACGAGCGTCGATCAGGACTGCATACTGAGTCTGTCTGCTCGCTGTCTGCTGCTGACATGGAGAAACAACGAGAAGCTGCTCATGAGGATTCCCACACATGAAATCGCTGCTGCCTCCTACCTGCGAGACGACGCGCTGCACCTGCTGGTCCTCAAGACAG GTCTAAATGTGGATTCTGTGGTTGCTGACGATGACAGCCTGGACAGGAGGAAAACACAAGGCATCGACGGGCGGCGACAAACCATGAGCTGCAACGCTGAGTCgcgaccagcagggggcacGATGGAGCGCAGACACACCATCTGTGGAGTTGACTGGAGGCCATCGCTCTCCAGAAGTAACCatgacaaaaaccaaaatgtgGAGAGAGGAGGTGGCGAGAAGGCAGGGGGAGGAAGCTTAGAGAGAAGGAGAGTCGGCGGCAGCTGGGAGAGGAGGCAGCAAACCAGAAAAACCGGTGGGAGCTGGGAGAACCGCAGAGCGAGACCAATGAGTGGGAACTGGGGGgtgggaggtggaggagggagCTGGGAGAGGAGGCatggaggtggtggaggagcGGGTAGCTGGGAGAAGAGGCATGGAGGTGGTGGAGGGAGCTTGGAGCGGCGGCAGACCTGCACTGGAAGCTGGGAAAGAGGGAAAAGCTACGGCAGCTGGGAGAGACGGAACTACAACCCGCTGAAACCCACACCCTGTCCTGACGCCTACTGCAACCTGGTCATCCTGGCGGTGGAGAACAGG GATGCTGCAGAGGAGTATTGCTCCCTCATTTGCCAGATGTTCCAGATCATTTACGGCCATCAGACTATTGAATGTGTTGACAGGGCTGGATTTCACCACACCATGCCAGATCGATACTGGCTCCAAAGGA GTGACAGCTGCCTGACTGACATGTCCTACAGTTATGATCCAGAGTTtagctgctgcagctcttt CGACGGCTCCCAGGAGGCTTTTGAGCTCTACTATAGTGAGACGTACAGCGAGAGCTCGTCTATCTCGCTGCAGGACTCCCATCGCAGCCTGGCATCAACCAGTGATGGAGCAGACAGCAACCCCGCCCTGCTGCTGATGCAGGAGTACATGATTACG CTGAGGAACAAGCTGAATcctctggagctgcagcagtttGCAGTCCTGCTGAGAGAATACAGGCTGGGTTCAAACATCGACCACTTCTGCTCTGAACTGCTGCAGCTGTACGGAGACAAGCGCAAAttcctgctgctgg gcatGCGGCCGTTTATCCCAGACAAAGACGTCGGCGTGTTTGAGGAGTTCCTGGAAAGCATCGGGATCCGAGAAGGCGGGATTTTAACCGACAGCTTTGGACGTATTAAACGTAGCATGAGCAACACCTCAGCCACGGCCATGAGAGG GTACGACAACAGCTCTCTAGCAACAGGGTCTCAGGAATTTAACCGACGCATCACTGACATCACCCATGACATCCAGGCCCTGGGCTTCCAGGACACGCACGGAGACATCGAGGAGGAAGACTACTACCTCTGA
- the ccm2l gene encoding cerebral cavernous malformations 2 protein-like isoform X3 has product MDYEPKKPKKTFVSPIKRLVWSRSGRRAVDRGSVYRRPLHTVPLYPPDYLIHPEQLIFDYVEKEVKFLGHLTWVSVSLNPSSRDELLQLLDTARQLKVLPLKTSVDQDCILSLSARCLLLTWRNNEKLLMRIPTHEIAAASYLRDDALHLLVLKTGLNVDSVVADDDSLDRRKTQGIDGRRQTMSCNAESRPAGGTMERRHTICGVDWRPSLSRSNHDKNQNVERGGGEKAGGGSLERRRVGGSWERRQQTRKTGGSWENRRARPMSGNWGVGGGGGSWERRHGGGGGAGSWEKRHGGGGGSLERRQTCTGSWERGKSYGSWERRNYNPLKPTPCPDAYCNLVILAVENRDAAEEYCSLICQMFQIIYGHQTIECVDRAGFHHTMPDRYWLQRSDSCLTDMSYSYDPEFSCCSSFQCPSVSASDGSQEAFELYYSETYSESSSISLQDSHRSLASTSDGADSNPALLLMQEYMITLRNKLNPLELQQFAVLLREYRLGSNIDHFCSELLQLYGDKRKFLLLGMRPFIPDKDVGVFEEFLESIGIREGGILTDSFGRIKRSMSNTSATAMRGRYDNSSLATGSQEFNRRITDITHDIQALGFQDTHGDIEEEDYYL; this is encoded by the exons ATGGACTACGAACCAAAGAAACCAAAGAAG ACTTTCGTTTCACCCATTAAGCGTCTGGTCTGGTCCAGATCTGGTCGCAGGGCCGTAGACCGAGGCAGCGTTTACCGCCGGCCTCTCCACACCGTCCCCCTCTACCCACCGGATTACCTCATCCACCCTGAGCAGCTCATCTTTGATTATGTGGAAAAGGAAGTGAAG TTCCTTGGTCACCTGACCTGGGTGTCAGTTTCATTAAATCCATCAAGCAGAGATGAacttctgcagctgctggacaCAGCCAGG CAGCTGAAGGTGCTGCCGCTGAAAACGAGCGTCGATCAGGACTGCATACTGAGTCTGTCTGCTCGCTGTCTGCTGCTGACATGGAGAAACAACGAGAAGCTGCTCATGAGGATTCCCACACATGAAATCGCTGCTGCCTCCTACCTGCGAGACGACGCGCTGCACCTGCTGGTCCTCAAGACAG GTCTAAATGTGGATTCTGTGGTTGCTGACGATGACAGCCTGGACAGGAGGAAAACACAAGGCATCGACGGGCGGCGACAAACCATGAGCTGCAACGCTGAGTCgcgaccagcagggggcacGATGGAGCGCAGACACACCATCTGTGGAGTTGACTGGAGGCCATCGCTCTCCAGAAGTAACCatgacaaaaaccaaaatgtgGAGAGAGGAGGTGGCGAGAAGGCAGGGGGAGGAAGCTTAGAGAGAAGGAGAGTCGGCGGCAGCTGGGAGAGGAGGCAGCAAACCAGAAAAACCGGTGGGAGCTGGGAGAACCGCAGAGCGAGACCAATGAGTGGGAACTGGGGGgtgggaggtggaggagggagCTGGGAGAGGAGGCatggaggtggtggaggagcGGGTAGCTGGGAGAAGAGGCATGGAGGTGGTGGAGGGAGCTTGGAGCGGCGGCAGACCTGCACTGGAAGCTGGGAAAGAGGGAAAAGCTACGGCAGCTGGGAGAGACGGAACTACAACCCGCTGAAACCCACACCCTGTCCTGACGCCTACTGCAACCTGGTCATCCTGGCGGTGGAGAACAGG GATGCTGCAGAGGAGTATTGCTCCCTCATTTGCCAGATGTTCCAGATCATTTACGGCCATCAGACTATTGAATGTGTTGACAGGGCTGGATTTCACCACACCATGCCAGATCGATACTGGCTCCAAAGGA GTGACAGCTGCCTGACTGACATGTCCTACAGTTATGATCCAGAGTTtagctgctgcagctcttt CCAGTGTCCTTCTGTCTCTGCAAGCGACGGCTCCCAGGAGGCTTTTGAGCTCTACTATAGTGAGACGTACAGCGAGAGCTCGTCTATCTCGCTGCAGGACTCCCATCGCAGCCTGGCATCAACCAGTGATGGAGCAGACAGCAACCCCGCCCTGCTGCTGATGCAGGAGTACATGATTACG CTGAGGAACAAGCTGAATcctctggagctgcagcagtttGCAGTCCTGCTGAGAGAATACAGGCTGGGTTCAAACATCGACCACTTCTGCTCTGAACTGCTGCAGCTGTACGGAGACAAGCGCAAAttcctgctgctgg gcatGCGGCCGTTTATCCCAGACAAAGACGTCGGCGTGTTTGAGGAGTTCCTGGAAAGCATCGGGATCCGAGAAGGCGGGATTTTAACCGACAGCTTTGGACGTATTAAACGTAGCATGAGCAACACCTCAGCCACGGCCATGAGAGG TAGGTACGACAACAGCTCTCTAGCAACAGGGTCTCAGGAATTTAACCGACGCATCACTGACATCACCCATGACATCCAGGCCCTGGGCTTCCAGGACACGCACGGAGACATCGAGGAGGAAGACTACTACCTCTGA
- the ccm2l gene encoding cerebral cavernous malformations 2 protein-like isoform X6, whose product MRIPTHEIAAASYLRDDALHLLVLKTGLNVDSVVADDDSLDRRKTQGIDGRRQTMSCNAESRPAGGTMERRHTICGVDWRPSLSRSNHDKNQNVERGGGEKAGGGSLERRRVGGSWERRQQTRKTGGSWENRRARPMSGNWGVGGGGGSWERRHGGGGGAGSWEKRHGGGGGSLERRQTCTGSWERGKSYGSWERRNYNPLKPTPCPDAYCNLVILAVENRDAAEEYCSLICQMFQIIYGHQTIECVDRAGFHHTMPDRYWLQRSDSCLTDMSYSYDPEFSCCSSLSQCPSVSASDGSQEAFELYYSETYSESSSISLQDSHRSLASTSDGADSNPALLLMQEYMITLRNKLNPLELQQFAVLLREYRLGSNIDHFCSELLQLYGDKRKFLLLGMRPFIPDKDVGVFEEFLESIGIREGGILTDSFGRIKRSMSNTSATAMRGRYDNSSLATGSQEFNRRITDITHDIQALGFQDTHGDIEEEDYYL is encoded by the exons ATGAGGATTCCCACACATGAAATCGCTGCTGCCTCCTACCTGCGAGACGACGCGCTGCACCTGCTGGTCCTCAAGACAG GTCTAAATGTGGATTCTGTGGTTGCTGACGATGACAGCCTGGACAGGAGGAAAACACAAGGCATCGACGGGCGGCGACAAACCATGAGCTGCAACGCTGAGTCgcgaccagcagggggcacGATGGAGCGCAGACACACCATCTGTGGAGTTGACTGGAGGCCATCGCTCTCCAGAAGTAACCatgacaaaaaccaaaatgtgGAGAGAGGAGGTGGCGAGAAGGCAGGGGGAGGAAGCTTAGAGAGAAGGAGAGTCGGCGGCAGCTGGGAGAGGAGGCAGCAAACCAGAAAAACCGGTGGGAGCTGGGAGAACCGCAGAGCGAGACCAATGAGTGGGAACTGGGGGgtgggaggtggaggagggagCTGGGAGAGGAGGCatggaggtggtggaggagcGGGTAGCTGGGAGAAGAGGCATGGAGGTGGTGGAGGGAGCTTGGAGCGGCGGCAGACCTGCACTGGAAGCTGGGAAAGAGGGAAAAGCTACGGCAGCTGGGAGAGACGGAACTACAACCCGCTGAAACCCACACCCTGTCCTGACGCCTACTGCAACCTGGTCATCCTGGCGGTGGAGAACAGG GATGCTGCAGAGGAGTATTGCTCCCTCATTTGCCAGATGTTCCAGATCATTTACGGCCATCAGACTATTGAATGTGTTGACAGGGCTGGATTTCACCACACCATGCCAGATCGATACTGGCTCCAAAGGA GTGACAGCTGCCTGACTGACATGTCCTACAGTTATGATCCAGAGTTtagctgctgcagctcttt AAGCCAGTGTCCTTCTGTCTCTGCAAGCGACGGCTCCCAGGAGGCTTTTGAGCTCTACTATAGTGAGACGTACAGCGAGAGCTCGTCTATCTCGCTGCAGGACTCCCATCGCAGCCTGGCATCAACCAGTGATGGAGCAGACAGCAACCCCGCCCTGCTGCTGATGCAGGAGTACATGATTACG CTGAGGAACAAGCTGAATcctctggagctgcagcagtttGCAGTCCTGCTGAGAGAATACAGGCTGGGTTCAAACATCGACCACTTCTGCTCTGAACTGCTGCAGCTGTACGGAGACAAGCGCAAAttcctgctgctgg gcatGCGGCCGTTTATCCCAGACAAAGACGTCGGCGTGTTTGAGGAGTTCCTGGAAAGCATCGGGATCCGAGAAGGCGGGATTTTAACCGACAGCTTTGGACGTATTAAACGTAGCATGAGCAACACCTCAGCCACGGCCATGAGAGG TAGGTACGACAACAGCTCTCTAGCAACAGGGTCTCAGGAATTTAACCGACGCATCACTGACATCACCCATGACATCCAGGCCCTGGGCTTCCAGGACACGCACGGAGACATCGAGGAGGAAGACTACTACCTCTGA